Proteins encoded together in one Anopheles darlingi chromosome 3, idAnoDarlMG_H_01, whole genome shotgun sequence window:
- the LOC125958358 gene encoding farnesol dehydrogenase-like isoform X1 yields MERWNGRVAIVTGASSGIGAAIAKDLAKAGMVTIGLARRVERVEQLRKEIPEAAAKRLHPIKCDISNEADIDAVFKQVEERFGGCDVLVNNAGITKKTDLLEVGNTAEIKAVLDTNVTGLVLCSQRAYQSMVKRSVDGHIIHISSIAGHTVPHIPKLNIYPGTKHAVRAITETMRHEMRNAGKKIKVTSISPGGVKTEIVDMADIPLNMPFLDSEDISEAVLYVLGTPPHVQVHELIIKPIGEMF; encoded by the exons ATGGAGCGTTGGAATGGGCGTGTTGCCATTGTGACGGGTGCTAGTTCCGGTATCGGTGCAGCGATCGCAAAGGATCTAGCAAAGGCTGGCATGGTGACCATCGGTTTGGCGCGGCGTGTTGAACGTGTTGAGCAGTTGCGAAAGGAAATACCAGAAGCGGCGGCCAAGAGGCTACATCCGATCAAGTGTGATATTTCGAATGAAGCGGATATCGATGCCGTCTTCAAGCAGGTCGAAGAACGGTTTGGTGGATGTGATGTGCTGGTTAACAATGCTGGAATAACGAAGAAAACTGATTTGCTGGAGGTTGGTAATACGGCCGAAATTAAGGCAGTGCTGGACACCAATGTGACCGGACTGGTCCTCTGCAGCCAACGGGCGTACCAATCGATGGTGAAGCGATCGGTTGATGGGCATATCATTCACATTAGCAGTATCGCTGGTCATACGGTTCCGCATATCCCTAAACTCAATATCTATCCAGGGACGAAGCACGCCGTCAGGGCAATCACGGAGACGATGCGCCACGAAATGCGTAATGCTGGCAAGAAGATCAAAGTTACG AGCATTAGCCCGGGAGGAGTGAAAACGGAAATTGTAGACATGGCCGACATACCCCTGAACATGCCGTTCCTCGACTCGGAGGACATTTCCGAAGCCGTACTATATGTTTTAGGAACACCGCCGCACGTCCAGGTGCACGAACTTATCATCAAACCGATCGGAGAGATGTTTTAG
- the LOC125958360 gene encoding farnesol dehydrogenase-like, which produces MERWISRVAVVTGASSGIGAAIVKDLAKTGMVAVGLARRVELIEQLRKDVPEDAAKRLHAIKCDVSNQDDIDAAFKQVEDQFGGCDVLVNNAGIVRTVPLLDVNNSADIKSVLATNVTGLVLCSQRAYQSMVKRSVDGHIIHISSIVGHMVPNHPNLNVYPASKHAVKAITETMRHEMRDAGKKIKVTSISPGGVRTEILQGVGLPADMPLLDPHDISEAVLYTLGTPPRVQVHEIIIKPAGERI; this is translated from the exons ATGGAGCGTTGGATAAGTCGTGTAGCTGTAGTGACCGGTGCTAGCTCCGGTATTGGTGCTGCGATCGTAAAGGATCTAGCCAAAACCGGTATGGTGGCAGTCGGTCTGGCACGACGCGTCGAGCTCATCGAGCAGCTACGGAAGGATGTGCCGGAGGATGCGGCCAAGCGGTTGCACGCGATCAAGTGCGATGTGTCCAATCAGGATGACATCGATGCGGCGTTCAAGCAGGTGGAGGATCAATTTGGTGGGTGTGATGTGCTGGTGAACAATGCCGGTATCGTCCGGACTGTTCCGCTGCTGGATGTGAACAACTCGGCCGACATCAAGTCTGTTCTGGCCACCAACGTGACCGGACTGGTGCTGTGCAGCCAACGGGCATATCAATCGATGGTGAAACGGTCGGTTGATGGGCATATCAttcacatcagcagcatcgtgggCCACATGGTACCGAATCATCCGAACCTGAACGTTTACCCTGCCTCGAAGCACGCCGTCAAGGCCATCACGGAGACGATGCGCCACGAGATGCGAGATGCTGGCAAGAAGATCAAAGTGACG AGTATTAGCCCCGGTGGCGTGAGGACAGAGATTCTGCAAGGTGTTGGCCTTCCGGCAGATATGCCGCTACTCGATCCACACGACATCTCCGAAGCCGTACTGTACACGCTGGGCACTCCGCCACGAGTACAGGTGcacgaaatcatcatcaagccGGCCGGCGAGAGAATTTAA
- the LOC125958361 gene encoding farnesol dehydrogenase-like, translating into MERWNGRVAVVTGASSGIGAAIVKDLAKAGMVTIGLARRVERIEELRKDLPEKAAKRLHAIKCDVSNEADIDAVFKQVEDQFGGCDVLVNNAGILRVKPLLEVGNTSDIKAVLDTNVTGLVLCSQRAYQSMVKRSVDGHIVHISSIAGHGVPSVPNMNVYPASKHAVRAITETMRHEMRDAGKKIKVTSISPGAVKTEILDGMNLPADINLLQSEDISAAVLYTLGTPPHVQVHEIMIKPLGEFY; encoded by the exons ATGGAGCGCTGGAATGGGCGTGTCGCCGTGGTGACCGGTGCTAGTTCCGGTATCGGTGCAGCGATCGTGAAGGATCTAGCAAAGGCTGGTATGGTGACCATCGGTTTGGCACGTCGTGTCGAACGAATCGAGGAACTACGAAAGGATCTACCGGAAAAGGCGGCCAAAAGGCTGCACGCGATCAAGTGTGATGTTTCGAATGAAGCGGATATCGACGCTGTCTTCAAGCAGGTGGAGGATCAGTTTGGTGGCTGTGATGTGCTGGTCAATAATGCCGGAATTCTTCGAGTGAAACCCCTCCTAGAGGTGGGCAACACAAGCGACATTAAGGCAGTGCTGGACACCAACGTTACCGGGTTGGTGCTGTGCAGCCAACGGGCGTATCAATCGATGGTGAAGCGATCGGTCGATGGCCACATCGTGCACATTAGCAGTATTGCGGGACACGGGGTCCCAAGTGTCCCCAACATGAATGTCTATCCAGCATCGAAGCACGCCGTCAGGGCCATCACGGAGACGATGCGTCACGAGATGCGAGATGCTGGCAAGAAGATTAAAGTGACG AGCATTAGCCCGGGTGCAGTGAAAACGGAAATCTTGGATGGAATGAATTTGCCAGCAGATATCAATCTGCTACAGTCGGAAGATATTTCGGCTGCCGTGCTGTACACGCTGGGAACACCACCTCACGTTCAAGTACATGAAATCATGATTAAACCTTTAGGCGAATTTTATTAA